The Vairimorpha necatrix chromosome 11, complete sequence genome window below encodes:
- a CDS encoding putative SP-containing protein — MLLGLIFYTARNATNENMISETNNDTEISLEQALNNFHDRDFDSFLKYFESNDNDDTFNSKMEEMETDGQKEDTNEDSELNQDVKRDSIELNGETTTESNGNITCANEDFENFYKNSMVQETNSEEENSAEKNNESE, encoded by the coding sequence atGCTTTTAggattaatattttatactgCTAGAAATGCTACAAACGAAAATATGATTTCAGAAACTAATAATGACACGGAAATTTCTTTAGAACAAGCacttaataattttcatgATAGAGACTTTGATAGcttcttaaaatattttgaatcAAATGATAATGACGACACATTTAATTCGAAGATGGAAGAAATGGAGACTGATGGACAAAAGGAAGATACGAATGAAGATAGTGAATTAAATCAGGATGTAAAAAGAGATTCTATTGAATTAAATGGGGAAACTACTACAGAGTCCAATGGTAATATTACATGTGCTAACGAAGATTTcgagaatttttataaaaatagtatGGTACAAGAAACAAATtcagaagaagaaaattcagcggaaaaaaataatgaatcTGAATGA
- a CDS encoding putative inner nuclear membrane protein SRC1, producing the protein MKEKDLTSETYLDPNFDYKKLTKLELKKILFENNVNVRSNALKQELLDNYKTNIYDKIDEIKLNKKREIEKMNNIYQSGSSIVEIDLNDNRERVKRNSASGRPVKKNEEVITPSKKKPISLNEKLAHIKNKPKDEKEEETSFVEEDKQNRKNIFSNVYEKKPEAKEDKPQAKEVKSEIRPDIKEKPTQFKPEVKEKYTQFKEIKPDMKDFKPQVKPEVKEKFPHAKEIKEETNISHKNFMSSTKDQNIEPEEKIQIPKMRKNTEIPNKELLKSFIEEDMKKNSSRRLSTSNECFNSSFSAYDGTAFQSKISTAPKSKKGKYFFLFILFFLIVGVFLAIKQFPYNNGKCFFCVNVPFHGKIIGNNLICDKGYIFKKSIFGNYCMKDNSKIKKIEEIVSKLEFKHGDYKYGRCLTPYLNIKDLTKNEELLNELKDHPKIIIQDNKICTKTYKISLRTFSHFYFKKIFFISMPILFLICLVKYIKYKLKLKREIEIESKKISKDVLNVLLRQLIISTNNSRFPEYVYIDQLKDVFGENRQIWNAVVNKVTNNSNVSTLQIENKEAWQWIGPIMRRKESIENIVI; encoded by the coding sequence atgaaggaAAAAGACTTAACATCTGAAACATATCTAGACCCgaattttgattataaaaaattaaccaAACTtgaactaaaaaaaatactctTTGAAAATAATGTAAATGTAAGATCTAACGCCTTAAAACAAGAATTACTTGacaattataaaactaatatCTACGATAAGATAgatgaaataaaattaaataaaaaacgagaaatagaaaaaatgaataataTCTACCAGAGTGGAAGTTCTATAGTGGAGATAGATTTGAATGATAATAGAGAAAGagtaaaaagaaatagTGCATCAGGCAGACcagttaaaaaaaatgaagagGTTATAACACCTAGTAAAAAGAAACCCATTTCGTTGAATGAAAAATTAgcacatataaaaaacaaacctAAAGAcgaaaaagaagaagaaacaAGTTTTGTTGAAGAAGACAAacaaaatagaaaaaacatttttagtAACGtgtatgaaaaaaaaccaGAAGCCAAAGAAGATAAACCACAGGCGAAAGAAGTTAAAAGCGAAATTAGACCagatataaaagaaaagccCACACAATTTAAACCTGaagtaaaagaaaaatatactcaatttaaagaaataaaaccAGATATGAAAGATTTTAAACCACAAGTTAAACCTGAAGTAAAAGAAAAGTTTCCACATgctaaagaaattaaagaagaaacaaacatttcacataaaaattttatgagcTCAACGAAGGATCAGAACATTGAGCCCGAAGAGAAAATTCAAATACCAAAAATGCGAAAAAATACAGAAATTCCCAACAAAGAACTtcttaaaagttttatagaAGAAGACATGAAGAAAAATTCAAGTAGAAGATTGTCAACTAGTAACGAATGCTTTAATTCGTCATTTTCAGCATATGACGGAACAGCCTTCCAAAGTAAAATTTCTACTGCTCCAAAAAGCAAAAAGggcaaatatttttttttatttatcttattttttttaatagtcGGAGTGTTTTTAGCGATAAAACAATTTCCTTACAATAATGGAAAATGTTTCTTCTGTGTAAATGTTCCATTTCATGGGAAAATCATAGGAAATAATTTGATCTGTGACAAAGGCTacattttcaaaaaatccATTTTTGGAAATTATTGTATGAAAGACAATTCgaagattaaaaaaatcgaagAGATAGTTTCAAAACTCGAATTTAAACATGGAGATTACAAATACGGAAGATGTTTAACACCATATCTCAATATTAAAGATTTgacaaaaaatgaagaacTATTAAATGAACTTAAAGATCATCCTAAAATTATCATACAAGATAACAAAATTTGTACGAAAACTTACAAAATTTCTCTTAGAACATtttctcatttttattttaaaaaaatattttttattagtatGCCGATTTTGTTCTTGATTTGTTTggttaaatatataaagtacaaattaaaattgaagAGAGAAATTGAAATAGAATCTAAGAAAATTTCTAAAGATGTATTAAATGTCCTTCTTAGacaattaataatttctacTAATAATAGTAGATTCCCAGAATATGTGTATATTGACCAATTAAAAGATGTATTTGGAGAAAATCGACAAATTTGGAATGCAGTGGTAAATAAAGTCACAAATAATTCTAATGTATCTACTTTacaaatagaaaataaagaagcGTGGCAGTGGATTGGACCAATTATGAGAAGAAAAGAGAGTATTGAAAATATAGTAATatga
- a CDS encoding E3 ubiquitin-protein transferase MAEA, whose translation MDLSIVLKTKKLNIIKNTKRTIDKLFLLHKQNKIQNFNDKLSKLQDLVNNNINEIKQIDLLIKKRKEYDPMIFAIVEYFNINKCYESAALLSKKYNQDSDILFFKEQDKICEAYKNNEYDKILKYLREYKNIFKNYDIEETVKVKYFLYLCINKKIKESLEFLRNNNIPKKFLINLICVKDTMSEDERHVSILRDAFGISNSRLQSRVEYGIISYKTNMCDKYQDNECPACMFTGLRKEVPFNKREHSIIICRGSKEPITEENRGFVYENGHVYGEKYVKGKGYRLEDYKYPRQCFFM comes from the coding sequence ATGGATTTATCaatagttttaaaaactaaaaaattaaatatcataaaaaatactaagCGAACAATAGACAAACTTTTTCTATTACACAAACAGaacaaaatacaaaattttaatgataaaCTATCTAAATTACAAGACCTGGTCAACaacaatataaatgaaataaaacaaatagatttattaataaaaaaaaggaaagaATATGACCCGATGATATTTGCTATAGTAGAatatttcaatattaataaatgttaCGAATCTGCGGCACTTTTAAGtaagaaatataatcaAGACAgtgatattttattttttaaagaacaAGACAAAATATGTGAagcttataaaaataacgaatatgataaaattttgaaatatttacgagaatataaaaatattttcaaaaattatgaCATAGAAGAGACAGTCAAAGTAAAATACTTCTTGTATctttgtataaataaaaaaatcaaggAAAGTTTAGAATTTCtgagaaataataatattccaaaaaaatttttaataaatttaatatgcGTCAAAGACACAATGTCTGAAGACGAGAGACACGTTTCTATCTTGAGAGATGCATTTGGTATTTCTAATTCTCGACTACAAAGTAGAGTAGAATACGGAATTATTTCTTACAAGACAAATATGTGCGATAAATATCAGGACAACGAGTGTCCAGCTTGTATGTTCACTGGGCTTAGAAAAGAAGTCCCCTTTAATAAAAGGGAACATAGCATCATAATCTGCAGGGGATCTAAAGAACCAATAACAGAAGAGAACAGAGGATTTGTATATGAAAATGGACATGTCTATGGAGAAAAATATGTCAAAGGAAAAGGCTACAGATTGGAAGATTACAAATATCCAAGACAGtgcttttttatgtaa
- a CDS encoding putative haloacid dehalogenase-like hydrolase translates to MSTNLINNFISMNTENLEKHSINPVNDDYIFLFDIDDTLYKRSEKMKMVEKQKFKEAYNHFKLQKPDVPEWEKFLDEKILYAESFRIHFNKTCLEVEKIRACDYKKFITEDKELKNYLKNFQYRSWCFTNGLRCRAEPILEGLNLSDVFEGVICMDDNFSSGSVRGKPQEEMYKFVEDLLKIKNKNKVFFFDDSLDNIETGRKMGWNCYLIDKEDNLLDKLKIIVSEIQSDMER, encoded by the coding sequence ATGTCCACTAATCTAATAAATAACTTCATATCTATGAACACTGAAAATTTGGAAAAACATAGTATTAACCCAGTTAATGATGactatatatttttatttgatataGATGATACACTTTACAAAAGATctgaaaaaatgaaaatggttgaaaaacaaaaatttaaagagGCATATAATCATTTTAAACTACAAAAACCAGATGTTCCAGAATGGGAAAAGTTTTTAGACgaaaaaatcttatacGCAGAATCATTTAGAATTCATTTCAATAAAACATGTCTAGaagtagaaaaaataagagcatgtgattataaaaaatttataactgAAGacaaagaattaaaaaattatttaaaaaattttcaatacaGATCATGGTGTTTTACAAATGGATTACGCTGTAGAGCTGAACCAATTCTAGAAGGATTGAATCTTTCTGATGTTTTTGAAGGTGTAATTTGTATGGATGACAATTTCTCTAGTGGATCTGTTCGAGGTAAACCGCAAGAGgaaatgtataaatttgtagaagatttattaaaaataaaaaataaaaataaagtcttttttttcgaCGACTCGTTAGATAATATTGAGACTGGTCGTAAAATGGGATGGAATTGTTATTTGATTGATAAAGAAGATAATCTATTGGATAAACTGAAAATAATAGTATCAGAGATACAAAGTGATATGGAGAGATGA
- a CDS encoding glutamate-cysteine ligase produces MGLLRSGNILTWNRLWKTREIIKNKGIDQFIIVYNRNKDNITTVKAFGEELELIAVIKNEGTYKLYCGGEKIIGKAENTSVEYGRYMIEISPKNTYDESTIDKVENGITSSIKGIEEVSEPDVYIIMMPCFPYMHYKNFYDTKPLTSDVTLSLNFPDNAITQHKRFESFTENIRNRRGKKIDGYIEVMEDINLINDNLNKYIHIDSMGQGMGCCGLQVTIQGKTIDEARYVYDMMGALGPVLLRLTRGTPCANGKLLNTETRWEMLEMSVDCRVNDERGSESIYSNVDNEYEYSQKIPKSRFSPFDLFISNDKRNLDNYNDTNPPIHNPIYSKLIKNGIDHKLSMHIASLFIRDPVVSYEETNEQTFDDFENIQSSNWRSVRFKIPIERMPKDLRGWKVEVRPMEIQATAFENAAFIYLVYLTIQAILEYDLNFYIPISLVDANFFNANRFIRKSSDYQSKLQEDDQKFFYRKNITDANEAEVCEGTVKDIFLGTEESQGILHFVYKIIDDKYSAHSEFLKKYINFIEDKINNKYLSLSDYIRKFVITHPDYKNDSVLSDVILNELIENMVKIRQNNNTDYLKNE; encoded by the coding sequence atgggGTTATTACGTAGTggaaatattttaacatGGAACAGATTATGGAAAACAagagaaattattaaaaacaaaggTATAGACCAGTTCATTATTGTTTATAATCGtaataaagataatataACGACAGTTAAAGCTTTTGGAGAAGAATTGGAACTAATAgcagttataaaaaatgaaggaacttacaaattatattgCGGAGGCGAAAAGATCATAGGCAAGGCGGAAAATACATCTGTAGAATATGGCAGGTATATGATAGAAATATCTCCAAAGAATACATATGATGAATCTACAATAGACAAAGTGGAAAATGGTATAACATCTAGTATAAAAGGAATAGAAGAAGTTAGTGAACCAGATGTCTATATTATTATGATGCCTTGTTTCCCATATATGcactataaaaatttttacgaTACAAAACCTTTGACATCCGACGTAACTTTATCTTTAAACTTTCCTGATAACGCGATAACACAACACAAAAGATTTGAATCTTTTActgaaaatattagaaatagaCGTGGTAAGAAAATTGATGGGTATATAGAAGTGATGGAagatattaatttaataaacgATAACTTGAATAAGTATATTCATATTGATTCAATGGGACAAGGAATGGGATGTTGTGGTTTACAAGTCACAATACAAGGCAAAACAATAGATGAAGCACGATATGTTTACGATATGATGGGCGCACTAGGTCCAGTTTTATTGAGACTAACTAGAGGAACACCATGTGCCAATGGGaaacttttaaatacaGAAACTAGATGGGAAATGTTAGAAATGAGCGTAGACTGCAGAGTAAATGACGAAAGAGGAAGTGAATCTATCTACTCTAATGTAGACAATGAATATGAATATAGTCAGAAAATTCCTAAAAGTCGTTTTTCGCCTTttgatttgtttatatcaaatgataaaagaaatttagaCAATTATAATGACACTAATCCGCCCATACACAACCCAATATATTcgaaattaattaaaaacggTATAGATCATAAATTGTCGATGCATATCGCATCGTTATTTATTCGTGATCCTGTAGTAAGTTACGAAGAGACAAATGAACAAACATTTGATGACtttgaaaatattcaaaGTTCAAATTGGAGATCTGttagatttaaaattccCATTGAAAGGATGCCAAAAGATTTACGAGGTTGGAAAGTAGAAGTTCGTCCTATGGAAATTCAAGCTACTGCTTTTGAAAATGCTGCATTTATTTATCTTGTGTATTTGACGATTCAAGCCATATTAGAATAtgatttgaatttttacataCCGATCTCACTAGTAGATGCTAATTTTTTCAACGCAAACCGTTTTATTAGGAAATCTTCAGATTACCAATCGAAATTACAAGAAGAtgatcaaaaatttttttatagaaaaaatattacagATGCCAACGAAGCAGAAGTCTGTGAAGGCACAGtaaaagatatatttttaggCACAGAAGAATCTCAAggaattttacattttgtCTATAAAATCATAGATGATAAATATAGCGCACATAGtgaatttctaaaaaagtatattaattttatagaggataaaatcaataacaaatatttatcattgAGTGATTATATTAGGAAGTTTGTTATTACACATCccgattataaaaatgatagtGTCTTGTCAGATGTCATTCTAAATGAATTAATAGAAAACATGGTAAAAATAAgacaaaataataacacTGACTATCTCAAGAATGAAtga
- a CDS encoding putative transporter: MKDLEIFFSVLFCVSPIVGFIPQILTQKIIFPELLSSLTIIANILKIFHFREKSSLSSVIPLQGIFTIILHSCLLYFNKSLYSVTEEKIMKKLKITNKQLYFSYILLVAVSTHLIGSFIRSFEFCGLLSLIFEVSVNSIQLLIEKQNKEVIIETTKKVRSQKELYLVWIVGDICRIFFMISVDTPYVYSVASLIQLGIDGYLLYK; the protein is encoded by the coding sequence atgaaagatctcgaaatatttttttctgttcttttttgtgtttCCCCAATAGTGGGGTTTATTCCTCAAATCCTAACTCAAAAGATAATCTTCCCTGAACTTTTATCTTCTTTGACTATCATAGCCAATATTCTCAagatatttcattttaggGAGAAATCTTCTCTTTCCTCTGTAATTCCACTACAAGgaatttttactattattCTTCATTcttgtttattatatttcaataaatctttatattctgtcacagaagaaaaaataatgaagaAGTTGAAaataacaaacaaacaattGTATTTTTCTTACATTCTCCTTGTCGCTGTGTCTACTCATTTAATAGGGTCTTTTATTAGATCTTTCGAATTTTGTGGACTTCTTTCTTTGATATTTGAAGTGAGTGTCAATTCGATACAATTGCTGATCGAGAAACAGAATAAAGAAGTTATTATAGAGACAACAAAGAAAGTACGAAGTCAGAAGGAATTGTATCTTGTGTGGATAGTGGGAGATATATGTAGAATATTCTTTATGATAAGTGTAGATACACCTTATGTATATTCTGTGGCGTCACTTATACAACTCGGTATTGATGGatatttgttatataagtaa
- a CDS encoding WD40 repeat domain-containing protein: MKGCLYFNLEYQNAFVLDYYHITCNDYNNITNMLCYGTNEGSLIFSCTRLIHDSNEIKFTNRNITDVPIYNVNWLDDTRIGVSFADSMFVIFDVQSDKIISYEDDSGTVRYIKKYNDKIFYTCGRNKCASAWDIRTMDRIKTLEHENTVTCVEFHTTNKNLIYTTSTPGTIVHYWDLRYTKNGKNYATKKTISNSFCRELFFYKNNLYSKNIISSLHKISQTAKYKNILFKYNSPSYCGSISYNERYDCLLTSVGDDVYCINNKECKKNRINVPNDTIGCVSYSDHSLLLNNAQNVFLYKLNPEIN; encoded by the coding sequence ATGAAGGGTTGTTTGTATTTCAATTTGGAATATCAAAATGCTTTCGTATTGGATTATTATCATATTACTTGTAATGATTATAACAATATAACAAATATGTTGTGTTATGGCACTAATGAAGGAAGTCTGATTTTTTCGTGTACTAGGTTGATCCACGATTctaatgaaataaaatttacaaatagaAATATAACAGATGTGCCTATTTACAATGTAAACTGGCTTGATGATACGCGCATTGGTGTATCTTTTGCTGACTCTATGTTTGTTATATTTGATGTGCAAAGCGACAAGATTATTTCGTATGAAGATGACAGTGGCACAGTGagatacataaaaaaatataatgataaaatattctacACATGTGGAAGAAATAAATGCGCAAGTGCTTGGGACATCAGAACAATGGACAGAATCAAAACACTTGAGCATGAAAATACAGTCACATGTGTAGAATTCCATActactaataaaaatcttatataCACAACATCAACACCCGGCACAATTGTCCACTACTGGGATTTGAGATACACGAAAAACGGAAAAAACTACGCtactaaaaaaactatttctAATTCATTTTGTAgagaattatttttctataaaaataatctgtatagtaaaaatattatatcttCTTTACACAAGATATCCCAGACCGCAAAGTATAAGAATATCTTATTTAAGTATAATAGCCCGTCTTACTGTGGATCTATTAGTTATAATGAAAGGTATGATTGTCTTTTAACTAGTGTAGGAGATGACGTGTAttgtattaataataaagaatgtaaaaaaaatagaataaatGTACCGAATGATACAATAGGATGTGTAAGTTATAGTGATCATAGTTTATTGTTAAATAATGCACAGAATGTTTTTctctataaattaaatccagaaataaattga
- a CDS encoding putative SP-containing protein, whose amino-acid sequence MFILHVFYMFVSIQAIFKPLYGETTKKFIQKIEGGDYQMLDHFKNGYADLWLKKNKEIGCSFKILDFEKDEKSEIPESLNINCEGKSLDIILNEYERKLIEIMDIYKLYKVFLNYMDADTGVCINLNEKFFFKDIIKGIRKIHDNLNNTNNKNKFLYSKTAYAIENEEGLIFNINKYAPFETEDFELKHNSCVKILRDSKRNMCISALVYTEKACFYFEFSKGEMLDIVNQCLEEKNVIYKKCFDLYKSTFAFSFSDKSVRFFAERRQKVLNTLRQDENCEIIKLLRDELGLLECSENNNTKYKLQRENILESREYAERMQDLMENTEYSVIDAFSILLGKEEIGFLVKRILDKTKDQLNIFFGYILFFDKLIDKEELECLKNKGDLNREKIISKIFNSNRYHQYKYIKVFLFVEAENYINNEIAAEGSFKTLKEIGNIMKDNRKNEDQNEQSSQYLDLVNIMNEVIVKQSENFEVFIILNMTNFIRLLVNSSFTIRTVFANKRQGVDKNKLIKIFDLDPNKVEGDINLIKGKLAKIAEEKEKKINLAKHCF is encoded by the coding sequence ATGTTCATCTTACATGTCTTCTATATGTTTGTTTCTATACAAGCAATTTTTAAACCTCTATATGGTGAAACCACGAAAAagtttattcaaaaaatcgAAGGAGGAGATTATCAAATGCTAGATCACTTTAAAAATGGTTATGCAGACTTATGgctcaaaaaaaataaggaaATTGGGtgttcttttaaaatattagacTTTGAGAAGGATGAAAAATCAGAAATACCAGAatcattaaatattaattgtGAGGGAAAATCTTTAGATATTATTCTTAATGAATATGAAAGAAAATTGATAGAAATTATGGACatctataaattatataaggTCTTTTTAAACTATATGGATGCTGATACAGGCGTAtgcataaatttaaatgaaaaattcttttttaaggACATTATAAAAGGAATCAGAAAAATACATGATAACCtaaataatacaaataacaaaaacaaatttttgtattcaAAAACTGCTTATGCTATTGAAAATGAGGAAGGcttaatttttaacataaacaaatatgCTCCCTTTGAAACAGAAGACTTTGAGCTAAAGCATAATTCATgtgtcaaaattttaagagaTTCGAAAAGAAATATGTGTATCAGTGCTTTAGTTTATACAGAAAAGGCTTGCTTTTATTTCGAATTTTCCAAAGGCGAAATGCTGGACATAGTAAACCAATGTCTGGAAGAAAAGAACGTCATTTATAAGAAGTGTTTCGATTTATACAAATCTACTTTtgctttttctttttctgaTAAAAGTGTGAGATTTTTCGCAGAAAGAAGGCAAAAAGTTTTGAATACTCTACGTCAAGATGAAAATTgcgaaataataaaattattaagaGATGAGCTAGGTTTATTGGAGTGTTctgaaaataataacacTAAATATAAGCTACAGcgagaaaatattttggaaaGCAGGGAATATGCAGAAAGAATGCAAGATTTAATGGAAAATACAGAATACTCAGTCATCGATGCGTTTAGTATTCTATTGGGAAAAGAGGAAATTGGGTTCCTCGTCAAAAGAATTTTGgataaaacaaaagatcagttgaatatattttttggttatatattatttttcgaTAAATTAATAGACAAAGAGGAATTAGAATgcctaaaaaataaaggagaTCTTAACAgggaaaaaattatatcaaAGATATTTAACAGTAATAGATACCaccaatataaatatattaaggtatttttatttgttgaaGCAGAAAATTACATTAACAACGAGATAGCTGCCGAAGGatcttttaaaactttGAAAGAAATTGGAAATATTATGAAagataatagaaaaaacgAAGATCAAAATGAGCAAAGTTCTCAATATTTGGATTTAGTTAATATAATGAATGAAGTAATTGTAAAACAAAGTGAAAACTTTgaagtttttataatactAAATATGACAAATTTTATTCGATTATTAGTCAATTCAAGTTTCACCATAAGAACAGTTTTTGCAAATAAACGACAAGGagtagataaaaataaattaataaaaatttttgatcttGATCCAAATAAAGTAGAAGGAGATATCAATTTGATTAAAGGAAAACTAGCAAAAATTGctgaagaaaaagaaaaaaaaataaatctagCTAAACATTGcttttaa
- a CDS encoding putative haloacid dehalogenase-like hydrolase, with protein sequence MVNLKNILLQYIALNFKNLPKTPVYTQNDEYIFLFDIDDTLYKSTQDFHIDERNALKKCYNFYKNSMPNHNDVPDFDDFIQSHGSINDAFFKVFNKTPLEVEIVKNFNYGDYLREDKELQLFFSKFPYKSWCFTNGIKMRAEMILESLGLTKSFIGVFCKDDGCDGEFILRKPKKETYEFVEKYLNIKNKSKVYFFDDNQKNITIGEEMGWNCILIDNPDNILDILKRIKDQLQEEEERRLLY encoded by the coding sequence ATggttaatttaaaaaatatattactGCAATATATTGCtctaaatttcaaaaatttgcCTAAAACACCAGTTTATACACAAAATGATGAGTACATATTCTTATTTGACATTGATGATAcattatataaatctaCTCAAGACTTTCACATCGACGAGAGAAATgcgttaaaaaaatgttacaATTTCTACAAGAACAGTATGCCAAACCATAATGATGTACCAGATTTTGATGACTTCATACAATCGCATGGATCTATAAATGACGCATTTTTTAAggtatttaataaaacacCTCTTGAAGTAGAAATagtaaagaattttaacTATGGAGACTATTTGCGAGAAGATAAAGAACtgcaattattttttagtaagtTTCCATATAAATCCTGGTGTTTTACAAATGGCATCAAAATGAGAGCAGAAATGATTTTAGAAAGTCTAGGACTTacaaaatcttttataggTGTTTTTTGTAAAGACGATGGATGCGATGGAGAGTTTATCTTAAGAAAACCGAAGAAAGAAACTTATGAATTTGTTgagaaatatttgaatattaaaaataaaagtaagGTCTATTTTTTCGACgataatcaaaaaaatattactaTAGGTGAAGAAATGGGTTGGAATTGCATTTTAATAGACAACCCCGATAATATTCTTGACATACTCAAAAGAATCAAAGACCAACTtcaagaagaagaagaacgaagacttttatattaa